Proteins encoded by one window of Halococcus agarilyticus:
- a CDS encoding cupin domain-containing protein has protein sequence MKHVDFAAAETYEPEEGWRRVSLAGSDQFTFEWFEKPPGHSSPMHDHENEQVCVVLEGEITVHTEDDSVTLDRFDSVHLEAWESHRVENTGDERAVAIDVFAPGRGFDFWTDRDG, from the coding sequence ATGAAACACGTTGATTTCGCCGCGGCGGAGACGTACGAGCCCGAGGAGGGCTGGCGTCGCGTCTCGCTCGCCGGCAGCGACCAGTTCACCTTCGAGTGGTTCGAGAAGCCGCCGGGCCACTCCTCGCCGATGCACGACCACGAGAACGAGCAGGTCTGCGTCGTGCTGGAGGGTGAGATCACCGTCCACACCGAGGACGATTCCGTGACGCTCGACCGCTTCGACTCGGTCCACCTCGAAGCGTGGGAGTCCCACCGGGTCGAGAACACCGGCGACGAACGGGCGGTCGCCATCGACGTCTTCGCCCCGGGTCGCGGCTTCGACTTCTGGACCGACCGCGACGGGTAA
- a CDS encoding SDR family oxidoreductase, producing MSLDVADDVALVTASSSGLGRASAAVLAEADANVVLNGRDEDRLDEAVTELDALGEGNVVGVAGDLTRKEDVEILVTATVEEFGGLDHLVTSAGGPPSGPFVETDDEDWYHAFDLLVMSVVRLVREAAPHLQDGDGGTIVNITSRSVKEAIDSLVLSNSVRMGVIGLEKTLSKELAPDVRANAVLPGPHETSRIEELVEQSVERGEYDSYEEGLAARAEGIPLERIGEPRELGEVVAFLCSPRSSYLNGVAIPIDGGAGAANL from the coding sequence ATGAGTCTCGACGTGGCGGACGACGTGGCACTGGTGACGGCATCGAGCAGCGGCCTCGGGCGTGCGTCGGCCGCGGTGCTCGCCGAGGCGGACGCGAACGTGGTGCTCAACGGCCGGGACGAGGATCGACTCGACGAGGCCGTCACGGAGCTCGACGCGCTCGGTGAAGGTAACGTGGTCGGCGTCGCCGGCGACCTCACTCGGAAGGAGGACGTCGAGATCCTCGTGACGGCGACCGTCGAGGAGTTCGGCGGGCTCGACCACCTCGTGACGAGCGCGGGCGGGCCGCCGAGCGGCCCGTTCGTGGAGACCGACGACGAGGACTGGTATCACGCGTTCGACCTCCTCGTGATGAGCGTGGTTCGACTGGTCCGCGAGGCCGCCCCCCACCTCCAAGACGGCGACGGCGGCACGATCGTGAACATCACCTCCCGAAGCGTCAAGGAGGCCATCGACTCGCTGGTGCTCTCGAACTCGGTTCGGATGGGTGTCATCGGACTCGAAAAGACGCTCTCGAAGGAGCTCGCTCCCGACGTGCGGGCGAACGCGGTGTTGCCCGGTCCACACGAGACGAGCCGGATCGAGGAGCTCGTCGAACAGTCGGTCGAGCGCGGCGAGTACGACTCCTACGAGGAGGGGCTCGCGGCACGCGCCGAGGGGATCCCGCTCGAACGCATCGGCGAACCCCGGGAGCTCGGCGAGGTCGTCGCCTTCCTCTGTTCGCCGCGGTCGAGCTATCTGAACGGCGTCGCGATCCCGATCGACGGCGGTGCGGGGGCCGCAAACCTCTGA
- the gatD gene encoding Glu-tRNA(Gln) amidotransferase subunit GatD, giving the protein MNPGDRVRLTHDGRTHEGVLLPSTTDDHAVLKLNGGYNVGIERAGTTVEVVEADVYDVGDDRAEDGSTVEFDDDLPTVALISTGGTIASTVDYRTGAVTAQFDAEDVLRAVPDLAGRANYRGRVVANILSENMTPDIWQDLARAVHEEIEAGADGVVVMHGTDTMQFSASALAFMLDTPVPVVFTGSQRSADRPSSDNVMNAVCAVEAAKSDCAEVLVCMHASESDDRCALHRGTRVRKNHTSRRDAFETVGAEPLGTVAYGGDDDSVDVSFRRQYAERGAVGLDIAPDLATDVELVKFTPGTSEAVLDGVEGSAGLVIEGTGLGHVHTDWIPRITELVEGGTEVVMTSQCLGGRVCDRVYDTGRDLLDAGVIEGEDLLPGTAKVKLMWALANSEDVAATMASPLVGELTERSVPPENHTIEEAW; this is encoded by the coding sequence ATGAACCCGGGAGACCGCGTCCGCCTCACGCACGACGGACGGACCCACGAGGGCGTGCTGTTGCCGTCGACGACCGACGATCACGCCGTGCTCAAGCTCAACGGCGGATACAACGTCGGGATCGAGCGTGCGGGGACGACCGTCGAAGTCGTCGAGGCCGATGTCTACGACGTCGGTGACGACCGAGCGGAGGACGGCTCGACCGTCGAGTTCGACGACGACCTGCCGACCGTGGCGCTCATCTCCACGGGCGGGACCATCGCCTCGACGGTCGACTACCGGACCGGTGCGGTGACCGCGCAGTTCGACGCCGAGGACGTCCTCCGGGCGGTCCCGGACCTCGCGGGGCGGGCGAACTACCGGGGCCGTGTCGTGGCGAACATCCTCTCGGAGAACATGACTCCGGACATCTGGCAGGACCTCGCGCGCGCGGTCCACGAGGAGATCGAGGCCGGGGCGGACGGCGTGGTCGTGATGCACGGCACCGACACGATGCAGTTCTCCGCGAGCGCGCTCGCCTTCATGCTCGATACGCCCGTTCCGGTGGTCTTTACGGGGAGCCAGCGCTCGGCTGACCGCCCATCGTCGGACAACGTGATGAACGCGGTCTGTGCGGTCGAGGCTGCAAAGAGCGACTGTGCCGAGGTGCTGGTCTGTATGCACGCGAGCGAGTCCGACGATCGGTGTGCGCTCCACCGCGGGACCAGGGTCCGGAAGAATCACACCTCCCGCCGGGATGCGTTCGAGACCGTTGGAGCCGAGCCACTCGGCACGGTCGCGTACGGCGGCGATGACGATTCCGTCGACGTGAGCTTTCGACGGCAATACGCCGAGCGCGGCGCGGTCGGCCTCGACATCGCACCGGACCTCGCGACCGACGTCGAGCTGGTGAAGTTCACGCCCGGGACCAGCGAGGCAGTGCTCGATGGCGTCGAAGGGAGCGCAGGGCTCGTGATCGAGGGCACGGGACTCGGACACGTCCACACCGACTGGATCCCCCGGATCACGGAACTCGTCGAGGGCGGAACCGAGGTGGTGATGACGAGTCAGTGTCTCGGCGGCCGGGTCTGTGATCGGGTGTACGACACCGGGCGCGATCTCCTCGATGCGGGCGTGATCGAGGGCGAAGATCTGCTGCCTGGCACCGCGAAGGTCAAGCTGATGTGGGCGCTGGCGAACAGCGAGGACGTCGCCGCGACGATGGCCAGTCCGCTCGTGGGCGAACTCACCGAGCGGTCGGTGCCGCCCGAGAACCACACCATCGAGGAGGCGTGGTGA
- a CDS encoding mechanosensitive ion channel family protein, producing the protein METGILSGLVLQLGQSTGNGTDGNETGNVTVEGIGPVGRTLREFGVPYPKLLGAAISFVVALIVAYALGRAIVVPLFGRALDRRGLDAHEKKPIQRLLKVLLFFVALAVAFKAARLSGFFTSIAAIAAAATLAIGLALQDTLSNFVAGAFIYADRPFRIGDWIEWPGGSGTYAGVVEDITFRVTRVRTFDNELLTVPNAVLTGGVIKNPVANDELRITFTFGIGYEDDIEQATDIILDEAKKHPDILDDPVPTVRMSDAALADSYVGLVSRFWIANPNRADFLQIRGEYVKNVKQRFDEAGIDIPYPQVDLSGGVAVESQSRIEQLE; encoded by the coding sequence ATGGAGACCGGTATACTGTCGGGGTTGGTGTTGCAGCTTGGACAATCGACGGGCAACGGGACCGACGGGAACGAGACCGGGAACGTCACCGTCGAGGGGATCGGGCCGGTCGGCCGGACGCTGCGTGAGTTCGGCGTCCCGTATCCGAAACTCCTCGGCGCGGCGATCTCGTTCGTGGTCGCGCTGATCGTGGCCTACGCGCTCGGCCGGGCGATCGTCGTCCCGCTGTTCGGCCGGGCGCTCGACCGTCGTGGTCTCGATGCCCACGAGAAAAAGCCGATTCAGCGGCTTCTGAAGGTCCTGCTCTTTTTCGTCGCACTCGCGGTCGCGTTCAAGGCCGCCCGTCTCAGTGGGTTTTTCACCTCGATCGCAGCGATCGCCGCGGCCGCGACGCTCGCGATCGGGCTCGCGCTCCAAGACACCCTCTCGAACTTCGTCGCGGGCGCGTTCATCTACGCCGACCGGCCGTTCCGGATCGGCGACTGGATCGAGTGGCCGGGCGGGAGCGGGACCTACGCCGGCGTGGTCGAGGACATCACGTTCCGGGTCACCCGCGTGCGCACCTTCGACAACGAACTCCTCACGGTGCCGAACGCCGTGCTGACCGGGGGTGTCATCAAGAACCCGGTGGCGAACGACGAGCTTCGGATCACGTTCACCTTCGGGATCGGCTACGAGGACGACATCGAGCAGGCGACCGACATCATCCTCGACGAGGCCAAGAAACATCCCGACATCCTCGACGACCCGGTCCCCACGGTTCGGATGAGCGACGCCGCGCTCGCGGACTCCTACGTGGGCCTGGTCTCGCGCTTCTGGATCGCGAACCCCAACCGGGCCGACTTCCTCCAGATACGGGGCGAATACGTGAAAAACGTCAAGCAGCGCTTCGACGAGGCCGGCATCGACATCCCCTACCCGCAGGTCGACCTCTCGGGCGGTGTCGCCGTCGAGAGCCAGTCACGGATCGAACAGCTCGAGTGA
- a CDS encoding glycosyltransferase: MPPDVAAFTDTYLPTVNGATYTIRTWRERWLGRGGRMDVVYPGSSHDPDTGEHPVRSLPFPFYEGFRLGAPTVPDAVRDIDIVHAHSPFGVGLAGLRLARRTDRPLVASYHTPAAEYAGYLAEGWLMNGVARAGNAYERWFLDRADHVIAPSDTAKADLEARGVGPVSTVANGIDVDRFAPTDAAAFRARHDLPGRGERPLVGYTGRHGFEKQLSDLVRAIDGTDAVLLFGGDGPARKTLEEQVAGSDADVRFLGFLDREELPAFYSALDVFAFPSPVETQGLVALEAMACGTPVVGVEAGALVETIDEDATGYHYDPGDVAGFRAALDRALAERDRLAETCLSRRESMGVERAVDALAAVYDAVL, translated from the coding sequence ATGCCACCAGACGTCGCCGCGTTCACCGACACCTACCTCCCGACGGTGAACGGCGCCACGTACACCATCCGGACGTGGCGCGAACGCTGGCTCGGTCGCGGCGGCCGGATGGACGTGGTGTACCCGGGGAGTTCGCACGACCCCGACACCGGCGAACACCCGGTCAGAAGCCTCCCGTTCCCGTTCTACGAGGGGTTCCGACTCGGCGCACCCACCGTTCCGGACGCGGTTCGGGACATCGACATCGTCCACGCCCACTCGCCGTTCGGGGTGGGGCTCGCGGGGCTCCGACTCGCCCGCCGGACCGACCGGCCGCTGGTCGCTTCGTATCACACCCCGGCCGCGGAGTACGCCGGCTATCTCGCGGAGGGCTGGCTGATGAACGGCGTCGCCCGCGCCGGCAACGCCTACGAGCGGTGGTTCCTCGACCGCGCCGACCACGTGATCGCGCCGAGCGACACCGCGAAGGCCGACCTCGAAGCTCGCGGTGTCGGCCCCGTTTCGACGGTCGCCAACGGGATCGACGTCGATCGGTTCGCGCCGACCGACGCCGCGGCGTTCCGTGCGCGCCACGATCTCCCCGGGAGGGGCGAGCGCCCCCTCGTCGGCTACACCGGCCGTCACGGCTTCGAAAAACAACTCTCGGACCTCGTTCGGGCGATCGACGGCACCGACGCCGTCCTGCTCTTCGGTGGCGACGGTCCAGCGCGCAAAACCTTGGAGGAGCAGGTCGCGGGGAGCGACGCCGACGTTCGCTTCCTCGGCTTTCTCGATCGTGAGGAACTCCCCGCGTTCTACTCCGCGCTCGACGTTTTCGCCTTTCCGAGCCCGGTGGAGACCCAGGGCCTCGTCGCGCTCGAAGCGATGGCCTGTGGGACACCGGTCGTGGGCGTCGAGGCGGGCGCGCTCGTCGAAACCATCGACGAGGACGCGACGGGCTATCACTACGATCCCGGCGACGTCGCAGGCTTTCGCGCCGCGCTCGACCGGGCGCTCGCCGAACGTGACCGGCTCGCCGAGACCTGCCTCTCGCGGCGCGAGTCGATGGGTGTCGAGCGCGCGGTCGACGCGCTCGCGGCGGTGTACGACGCGGTGTTGTGA
- a CDS encoding M24 family metallopeptidase, which translates to MQTKLGRLDRLLDDRDLASVWFGRPNTFAWLLGGSNVVSDGAAVGVAAVGYDGDGLTVVTDNIEAPRLRAEELPDGVAVESADWYAADLGEAVAERSPTPAAADFDVPGFESVDAGDLRQPLTEADVAAYRELGRDTAAAVESVCRDLDPGDTERAVAGRLAGVLAERSIAALVVLVGGAERAQQYRHYTPSDAELGEYALVSVTARRAGLHASCTRTVAFDPLSWLDDRHATATRVETSALAATREVGREDGVASDVFERIQSAYAALDRPDEWRAHHQGGAAGYAGREWIATPTLDAPVRLPMGYAWNPTVQGAKSEDTVLVTDEGFEPLTTTGEWPTRTAEAVGADVELERHGVLRL; encoded by the coding sequence ATGCAAACGAAACTCGGTCGGCTCGATCGCCTCCTCGACGACCGCGATCTCGCGTCGGTCTGGTTCGGGCGGCCGAACACGTTCGCGTGGCTCCTCGGCGGGAGCAACGTCGTCAGCGACGGGGCCGCCGTCGGCGTCGCAGCCGTCGGGTACGACGGCGACGGCCTCACGGTCGTGACGGACAACATCGAGGCCCCGCGACTGCGTGCGGAGGAGCTGCCCGACGGGGTCGCTGTCGAATCTGCCGACTGGTACGCGGCGGACCTCGGCGAGGCGGTCGCCGAACGCTCGCCGACGCCCGCGGCGGCGGACTTCGACGTTCCGGGCTTCGAATCCGTCGACGCTGGCGACCTCCGCCAGCCGCTCACCGAAGCGGACGTCGCGGCCTACCGCGAGCTCGGTCGCGACACCGCCGCGGCCGTCGAGTCGGTCTGTCGAGACCTCGATCCCGGGGACACCGAACGGGCGGTCGCCGGGCGACTCGCCGGCGTGCTCGCGGAGCGGTCGATCGCCGCGCTGGTCGTTCTCGTCGGGGGTGCCGAGCGCGCTCAGCAGTACCGCCACTACACGCCCTCCGACGCGGAACTGGGCGAATATGCCCTCGTGTCGGTGACCGCCAGGCGCGCCGGCCTCCACGCGAGCTGTACGCGAACCGTGGCGTTCGACCCGCTGTCGTGGCTCGACGATCGCCACGCGACCGCGACCCGGGTCGAGACGAGCGCGCTCGCGGCGACACGAGAGGTCGGCCGCGAGGACGGCGTCGCGAGCGACGTCTTCGAGCGGATCCAGAGCGCGTACGCCGCCCTCGATCGCCCGGACGAGTGGCGCGCCCACCACCAGGGCGGTGCAGCGGGCTACGCCGGCCGCGAGTGGATCGCCACGCCGACGCTCGACGCGCCGGTCCGGCTCCCGATGGGCTACGCGTGGAACCCGACGGTCCAGGGCGCGAAGAGCGAGGACACGGTGCTCGTGACCGACGAGGGGTTCGAACCACTCACGACGACCGGTGAATGGCCGACCCGAACCGCCGAAGCGGTCGGGGCCGACGTCGAACTGGAGCGCCACGGCGTGCTCCGACTGTAG
- the rdfA gene encoding rod-determining factor RdfA: MAQSDAKSGNAGGPSCKLDRVIDEYELDRVAENLQEYWTREDERYSLRGLADYVNQAVLRTAMDREGLNPLDGEVENTHRLLTDDEVSQGVRTQAHSRLDRRGVDIDAVEGDFVSYQTVNRHLKECLGVERASAERTDSDRVDSGAQRIAALRNRTVAVTENTLDQLRSSGALALGEPDVYVDVTVTCTDCGTHGTVQELIDDGGCGCEPSDATS, encoded by the coding sequence ATGGCACAGTCAGACGCGAAATCGGGAAATGCGGGCGGCCCGTCGTGTAAACTCGATCGCGTGATCGACGAGTACGAACTCGATCGGGTGGCCGAGAACCTCCAGGAGTACTGGACGCGGGAGGACGAGCGCTACAGCCTCAGAGGGCTCGCCGACTACGTCAACCAGGCGGTCCTCCGGACCGCGATGGATCGCGAGGGACTCAACCCGCTCGACGGCGAGGTCGAGAACACCCACCGACTGCTCACCGACGACGAGGTGAGCCAGGGGGTCCGGACGCAGGCACACAGTCGGCTCGACCGCCGTGGCGTCGACATCGACGCGGTCGAGGGGGACTTCGTGTCGTACCAGACGGTCAACCGACATCTGAAGGAGTGTCTCGGCGTCGAGCGTGCGTCGGCCGAACGGACCGACAGCGATCGCGTCGATAGCGGTGCCCAGCGGATCGCCGCGCTCCGGAATCGGACAGTCGCCGTCACGGAGAACACGCTCGATCAGCTCCGCTCGTCCGGCGCGCTCGCACTCGGCGAGCCCGACGTCTACGTGGACGTCACGGTGACCTGTACCGACTGCGGGACACACGGGACCGTCCAGGAACTGATCGACGACGGTGGCTGCGGGTGTGAGCCGAGCGATGCGACGTCGTAA
- a CDS encoding glycosyltransferase family 4 protein codes for MRALNYLELEGVLERSGWATAAAQQRQALAATDIGVVTSPWRGGDLPTAARSLASGEGPFAEYDLAHCHAPGPGSLAVARHARRYEIPLVLHAHMTAEDFGESFRFSSQVAPALGRYLRWFYSLADLVLCPSQYTKGLLEGYPVDAPIRTITNGVDRDALAGHESLRGEYRDRYDLDGTVVFAVGSVFERKGLTTFCRLAEATDHEFAWFGAYDTGPHGSSVVKRWTSDPPENVTFTGWIDDKRGAFGAGDVFCFPTKDENQGLVVLEAMACGKPVVISDIPVFEEFFTHGEDCLKCASASEFRAALDRLADDPALRERLGANARETAAEHGLKRVGAELSAIYREVTTA; via the coding sequence GTGCGCGCGCTCAACTACCTCGAACTCGAAGGCGTGCTCGAACGCAGCGGCTGGGCCACCGCCGCCGCCCAGCAGCGCCAGGCGCTCGCCGCCACCGATATCGGGGTCGTGACGTCGCCGTGGCGCGGCGGCGACCTCCCCACAGCCGCCAGGTCGCTCGCGTCGGGTGAGGGTCCTTTCGCCGAGTACGACCTCGCGCACTGTCATGCGCCCGGTCCGGGGAGCCTCGCGGTCGCCCGCCACGCTCGCAGGTATGAAATTCCGCTCGTCCTCCACGCCCACATGACCGCCGAGGACTTCGGCGAGTCGTTCCGGTTTTCCTCACAAGTGGCCCCCGCGCTCGGCCGATACCTCCGGTGGTTTTACTCCCTGGCCGATCTCGTGCTGTGTCCGAGCCAGTACACGAAGGGACTGCTCGAAGGCTACCCCGTCGACGCCCCCATCAGGACGATCACCAACGGCGTCGATCGCGATGCGCTCGCGGGCCACGAGTCGCTTCGCGGCGAGTACCGCGATCGATACGATCTCGACGGCACGGTCGTGTTCGCGGTCGGCAGCGTCTTCGAGCGCAAGGGTCTCACGACGTTCTGCCGGCTGGCCGAGGCGACCGACCACGAGTTCGCATGGTTCGGGGCGTACGACACCGGCCCGCACGGCTCGTCGGTGGTGAAACGCTGGACGAGCGACCCTCCCGAAAACGTCACCTTCACCGGGTGGATCGACGACAAGCGCGGCGCGTTCGGCGCTGGCGACGTGTTCTGCTTCCCGACGAAGGACGAGAACCAGGGTCTCGTCGTGCTGGAGGCGATGGCCTGTGGCAAACCGGTCGTCATCAGCGACATTCCGGTGTTCGAGGAGTTCTTCACCCACGGCGAGGACTGCCTGAAGTGTGCCTCGGCGAGCGAGTTCCGCGCGGCACTCGATCGACTCGCCGACGACCCCGCACTCCGCGAGCGTCTCGGGGCGAACGCACGCGAAACCGCGGCCGAACACGGACTGAAACGGGTGGGTGCGGAGCTGTCGGCGATCTACCGCGAAGTCACAACGGCTTAA
- a CDS encoding ferredoxin--NADP reductase, whose protein sequence is MPFDATITSIHRMTPRVKQFVIEADEAFEFEPGQHTTVRFERDDPDDEEDEQVVRPYTATNTPGNERLTLAIKRYDDGTASVYMHEREVGDVVTLGDLGGNLTLRNADEDVAFVSTGTGITPMIAMLKEYLEVGTGEVDFFYGEKSQENVMYRETLDQLAAEHDELSVIYSLSDEEWAGPTGHVQDHLDDRLDGLDRDFYVCGVPGMVVDTKERLADLGVDDDRVFSEGWEDGEVED, encoded by the coding sequence ATGCCGTTCGACGCGACCATCACGTCGATCCACCGGATGACCCCGCGGGTGAAGCAGTTCGTGATCGAGGCCGACGAGGCGTTCGAGTTCGAGCCCGGCCAGCATACAACAGTACGATTCGAGCGCGACGATCCCGACGACGAGGAGGACGAACAGGTCGTCCGGCCGTACACGGCGACCAACACGCCCGGCAACGAGCGGCTCACGCTCGCGATCAAGCGCTACGACGACGGCACCGCGTCGGTGTACATGCACGAGCGCGAGGTCGGCGACGTCGTGACCCTCGGCGACCTCGGCGGCAATCTCACCCTCCGCAACGCCGACGAGGACGTGGCCTTTGTCTCCACGGGGACGGGCATCACGCCGATGATCGCGATGCTCAAGGAGTACCTCGAGGTCGGCACCGGCGAAGTCGACTTCTTCTACGGCGAGAAAAGCCAGGAGAACGTCATGTATCGCGAGACTCTCGACCAGCTCGCGGCCGAACACGACGAACTGTCGGTGATATACTCGCTTTCTGACGAGGAGTGGGCCGGTCCGACCGGCCACGTCCAGGACCACCTCGACGACCGCCTCGACGGGCTCGACAGGGATTTCTACGTCTGTGGCGTCCCGGGGATGGTCGTCGACACCAAGGAGCGCCTCGCCGACCTCGGCGTCGACGACGATCGGGTGTTCTCCGAGGGGTGGGAGGACGGCGAGGTCGAGGACTGA
- a CDS encoding YhbY family RNA-binding protein has translation MTKDERTLRERAHEVDATLRVGKGGVDAVAGELESQLRDRDLVKVKFLRAARGGTTTDELAERLAEQAAADVIETRGNTATYH, from the coding sequence ATGACAAAGGACGAGCGAACGCTCAGAGAGCGTGCCCACGAGGTCGATGCCACGCTCCGGGTCGGGAAAGGCGGCGTCGACGCGGTCGCCGGAGAACTCGAAAGTCAGCTCCGCGATCGCGACCTCGTGAAGGTGAAGTTCCTCCGGGCGGCGCGCGGCGGGACGACGACCGACGAGTTGGCCGAGCGGCTGGCGGAGCAGGCTGCGGCCGACGTGATCGAAACCCGGGGCAACACCGCCACGTACCACTGA
- a CDS encoding VOC family protein, translating into MDATAIDHLNLRVPADGPEEAVEFYGDRLGFTIEGMDRYEADEKPFFDVRLAPAHVLHLWPTEEFEPPSGNGFNHVAILIDDEVATVERQLDEAGVTIENRHDSPLGATGRAPAVYVEDPFGYRIELKATIEE; encoded by the coding sequence ATGGACGCCACCGCGATCGACCATCTCAACCTGCGCGTTCCGGCGGACGGTCCCGAGGAAGCGGTCGAGTTCTACGGCGACCGGCTCGGGTTCACCATCGAGGGGATGGACCGGTACGAGGCCGACGAGAAGCCGTTCTTCGACGTTCGGCTCGCCCCGGCACACGTGCTCCATCTCTGGCCGACCGAGGAGTTCGAACCCCCATCCGGGAACGGGTTCAACCACGTGGCGATCCTGATCGACGACGAGGTCGCGACGGTCGAACGTCAGCTCGACGAAGCGGGCGTGACGATCGAGAACCGACACGATTCGCCGCTCGGGGCGACCGGGCGTGCGCCGGCGGTGTACGTCGAGGACCCCTTCGGCTACCGGATCGAACTGAAGGCAACGATCGAGGAGTAG
- a CDS encoding ribonuclease P protein component 4 produces the protein MTLADERIERLHALAADAASAGHDDRAKEYVRIARRVAERNRRSLPRRFKRFSCDVCDAYLRPGRNCRVRTRDGHVVITCECGSQARYPYR, from the coding sequence ATGACCCTCGCCGACGAACGCATCGAACGCCTCCACGCGCTCGCCGCCGACGCCGCGAGCGCGGGCCACGACGATCGCGCGAAGGAGTACGTCCGGATCGCGCGCCGGGTCGCCGAACGGAACCGCCGGTCGCTGCCGCGTCGGTTCAAACGCTTCTCGTGTGACGTCTGCGACGCCTACCTCCGACCGGGCCGGAACTGTCGGGTTCGGACCCGGGACGGCCACGTTGTCATCACGTGTGAGTGCGGTTCGCAGGCGCGCTACCCGTATAGGTAG
- a CDS encoding GNAT family N-acetyltransferase has protein sequence MGATDITIRQARPDDYEGVAKFTRETWADRESGDYIPEIYHEWIAGDGDRQRTFLADAGDDVAGICQGVCLSDHEAWAQGMRVNPDYRGEGLSTQLNDALFRWARERGATVVRNMVFSWNAAGLGGSRAVGFAPLCEFRWAHPDPDPDATLPEPYTITADADAAWSFWRRSDAQSALSGLALDADESWAMAELTREGLHRAADETRVFAVSREDDTTAEGGVSTSEASGGSSEQGSDGADREDDGTRAMAHRVRDYERETDGGIEQWAEYGVGAWTDLGAARALFRAISADAAAVGADRTRVLVPETPRHVSDAAAAHVAMGENPDFVLEAALV, from the coding sequence GTGGGCGCGACCGACATCACGATCCGCCAGGCGCGGCCCGACGACTACGAAGGGGTCGCCAAGTTCACCCGCGAGACGTGGGCCGACCGCGAGAGCGGCGACTACATCCCCGAGATCTACCACGAGTGGATCGCGGGCGACGGCGACCGCCAGCGAACCTTTCTCGCCGACGCGGGCGACGACGTCGCGGGGATCTGTCAAGGAGTGTGCCTCTCCGACCACGAGGCGTGGGCCCAGGGGATGCGGGTCAACCCCGACTACCGTGGCGAGGGACTGAGCACACAGCTCAACGACGCACTCTTCAGGTGGGCGCGCGAGCGCGGTGCGACCGTCGTTCGTAACATGGTGTTCTCCTGGAACGCCGCCGGCCTCGGCGGGTCGCGCGCCGTCGGCTTCGCACCGCTGTGTGAGTTCCGCTGGGCACATCCCGACCCCGATCCCGACGCCACCCTGCCGGAGCCGTACACGATCACGGCCGACGCGGACGCCGCGTGGAGTTTCTGGCGACGCTCGGACGCCCAGAGCGCACTCTCCGGGCTCGCGCTCGACGCCGACGAGTCGTGGGCGATGGCGGAACTGACCCGCGAAGGACTCCATCGCGCGGCCGACGAAACCCGGGTGTTCGCCGTCAGTCGCGAGGACGACACCACAGCGGAAGGCGGAGTCTCCACGAGCGAAGCGAGTGGAGGCTCGTCGGAACAGGGTTCCGACGGTGCCGACCGCGAGGACGACGGCACACGGGCGATGGCCCACCGGGTGCGCGACTACGAGCGCGAGACCGACGGCGGGATCGAACAGTGGGCCGAGTACGGCGTCGGTGCGTGGACCGATCTCGGGGCCGCACGCGCGCTCTTTCGCGCGATCAGCGCCGACGCAGCCGCGGTCGGTGCCGATCGCACGCGCGTGCTCGTTCCGGAGACGCCACGGCACGTCTCCGACGCGGCTGCTGCCCACGTGGCGATGGGCGAGAACCCCGATTTCGTGCTCGAAGCCGCACTCGTCTGA